One genomic window of Luteitalea pratensis includes the following:
- a CDS encoding RNA recognition motif domain-containing protein produces MSVRLFIGNLPYSATEADLRTLFSEVAEPAQVVLPTDRETGRPRGFAFVDFAERDHAEQVINRYNGHPFNGRPLAVSEARAREDRPAGPRPGGYGSPRPGGPGGGYGGGGFGGGPPRPSGGFGGPPSGGGFGGPRPGGAPRPFVPRDPGGMPPTGPETRRARGPAKGPVRKQTYDKPRGPIKQRPVSRLYDDEEDLEASVEFDDPAASKGDTDLADTDTLDVDGPDAVQDDHTDDDE; encoded by the coding sequence GTGAGCGTTCGCTTATTCATTGGAAACCTGCCCTACAGCGCCACCGAAGCCGACCTGCGTACCCTGTTTTCCGAAGTCGCCGAGCCAGCGCAAGTGGTGCTGCCGACCGACCGGGAAACCGGCCGTCCTCGAGGGTTCGCCTTCGTGGACTTCGCCGAGCGCGACCATGCCGAGCAGGTGATCAACCGCTACAACGGCCATCCGTTCAACGGCCGCCCCCTCGCGGTAAGCGAGGCGCGGGCACGTGAGGATCGTCCTGCCGGGCCGCGTCCCGGCGGCTATGGTTCCCCGCGCCCCGGCGGACCTGGGGGCGGCTACGGCGGTGGAGGTTTCGGCGGTGGGCCTCCGCGCCCCTCGGGTGGCTTTGGCGGCCCGCCCTCTGGCGGCGGCTTCGGCGGCCCGCGTCCCGGTGGCGCGCCCAGGCCATTCGTGCCGCGGGATCCCGGGGGCATGCCCCCGACCGGTCCCGAAACGCGACGCGCTCGTGGGCCGGCCAAGGGGCCGGTGCGCAAGCAGACGTACGACAAGCCGCGCGGGCCGATCAAGCAGCGGCCAGTCAGCCGCCTGTACGACGACGAAGAGGATCTCGAAGCCTCCGTGGAGTTCGATGACCCGGCGGCAAGCAAGGGCGACACCGACCTTGCCGATACCGACACGCTGGACGTCGACGGCCCTGACGCCGTCCAGGACGACCACACGGACGACGACGAGTGA
- a CDS encoding alpha/beta hydrolase, translating into MCPTDERTAPPTLRRFLRWSVVGVVTAAVLAYLTVIGYLMANEVQLVFVPNRKAYPVPTDVAARIERIPRTPHGPASGLLWVMRQPAHADAPWVVYLHGNGANLATPENVERYEALGRLGLQVVAPEYPGFGEVNGTPSEAVLDAAARDAWAWLREQGVPPSSIAIYGWSLGSGVATDLASDVDERGVVLEGAFSGVDDRASELYPWLPIRLMVRNRFASRERIARLGSPLLLLHATDDTVVPVSHARMLLAGAREPRRLVELTGGHVHLNRRDQARYTQALQAFFASVFPPATALLQP; encoded by the coding sequence GTGTGCCCCACTGACGAGCGCACGGCTCCACCGACGCTGCGACGCTTCCTGCGCTGGAGCGTCGTCGGCGTGGTGACGGCCGCCGTGCTCGCCTACCTGACGGTCATCGGCTACCTGATGGCCAACGAGGTGCAACTCGTCTTCGTCCCCAATCGAAAGGCGTATCCGGTCCCCACGGACGTCGCGGCTCGTATCGAACGCATCCCCCGGACGCCGCACGGCCCGGCATCGGGCCTCTTGTGGGTGATGCGCCAGCCCGCACACGCCGACGCGCCGTGGGTGGTGTACCTCCACGGCAATGGCGCCAACCTCGCCACGCCGGAGAACGTCGAGCGGTACGAGGCCCTGGGGCGTCTGGGACTGCAGGTCGTCGCGCCTGAATACCCCGGATTCGGCGAGGTGAACGGCACGCCGTCGGAGGCGGTACTCGATGCGGCGGCGCGTGACGCGTGGGCATGGCTTCGCGAGCAGGGTGTGCCTCCCTCCTCGATCGCGATCTACGGCTGGTCGCTGGGGTCCGGCGTCGCCACCGACCTGGCGAGCGACGTCGACGAGCGTGGGGTCGTCCTCGAAGGCGCCTTCTCGGGCGTCGACGATCGGGCCAGCGAGTTGTACCCCTGGTTGCCGATCCGCCTGATGGTGCGGAACCGCTTCGCGTCCCGCGAACGTATTGCGCGCCTGGGTAGTCCCCTGCTTCTGCTGCACGCGACAGACGACACCGTGGTGCCGGTGTCACATGCCCGGATGCTGTTGGCCGGGGCGCGGGAGCCTCGTCGTCTCGTCGAACTCACGGGCGGACACGTGCACCTGAACCGGCGCGATCAGGCGCGGTACACGCAAGCCCTGCAGGCGTTCTTCGCCAGCGTGTTCCCACCGGCGACCGCGTTGCTTCAGCCCTGA
- a CDS encoding M48 family metallopeptidase: protein MLPRCRGSEFAPVPGMAMIRRLSQRSAKVVLTIAIGSGSVAAFQLVSVKDEIAIGQQAQQELRRETPQVGDARVRQYVSDLGIQLAQHASGAHYPYSFSTADYAELNAFALPGGPVWVHRGILSAADNESQVAGVIAHEIAHIAERHAARQITKGTVANGLLGLLGAMLGNDGAGAAAAQMAAGLTANSVMLKFSRDDERAADRVGVDILARAGYDTHGLVEFMRVLGAQQGRSPGSVEQFLSTHPAPVSRVRDLEQLVAANPGGGRRTSAQFADVKRRLAQLPRAHAMPRS from the coding sequence TTGCTGCCACGTTGCCGTGGCAGCGAGTTTGCACCGGTGCCCGGCATGGCGATGATTCGCAGGCTTTCGCAGCGGTCGGCCAAGGTGGTGCTGACGATCGCGATCGGATCAGGCAGCGTCGCGGCATTCCAGCTCGTCTCCGTCAAGGACGAGATCGCCATCGGTCAGCAGGCGCAGCAGGAACTCCGGCGCGAGACCCCACAGGTGGGTGACGCGCGGGTTCGGCAGTACGTCAGCGACCTCGGCATCCAGCTGGCGCAGCACGCGTCAGGCGCGCACTACCCGTACAGCTTCTCGACCGCCGACTACGCCGAACTGAACGCGTTCGCACTCCCCGGCGGCCCGGTCTGGGTCCATCGGGGCATCCTCTCCGCGGCCGACAACGAATCACAGGTCGCCGGTGTCATCGCGCACGAGATCGCGCACATTGCCGAGCGCCACGCGGCGCGTCAGATCACCAAGGGCACCGTCGCCAACGGCCTGCTGGGCCTGCTGGGTGCCATGCTGGGCAACGACGGCGCGGGCGCGGCCGCGGCGCAGATGGCCGCCGGCCTCACCGCCAACAGCGTCATGCTGAAATTCTCGAGAGACGACGAGCGCGCGGCCGATCGCGTCGGCGTCGACATCCTGGCGCGGGCCGGGTACGACACGCACGGTCTCGTCGAGTTCATGCGCGTCCTCGGTGCGCAGCAGGGCCGCTCGCCGGGTTCGGTGGAGCAGTTCCTCTCGACCCATCCGGCCCCGGTAAGCCGCGTCCGTGACCTCGAACAACTGGTAGCCGCCAATCCTGGCGGCGGGCGACGCACCAGCGCGCAGTTCGCCGACGTCAAGCGCCGCCTCGCGCAGCTGCCCCGGGCGCACGCGATGCCGCGGAGTTAG
- the gltS gene encoding sodium/glutamate symporter — MFAINAIHTLAFAGVVLFAGYAIRQRLGWLARLNIPAPVIGGLIVSLVMTIGHVRGRVPFAFDTTWRDPLMIAFFTSVGFGASLGLLRRGGPLVVLFLAASSVFTVLQNVLGVIVARLLGQPPLFGVLAGSVTLAGGPATGLAFAPFFEQAGVTGAETIAVAAAMAGIVSGGLIGGPVGTWLIERRVHRGTAATTTHASATVAQHVVESELPGTATPPRGEDREAYALMKATALLLLAMWVGAGISDWLTAQGVVLPRYIGAMLAAIVLRNIDELTGWLGISQAVIDDLGTVALAFFIVIALMTLKLWQLAGLALPLAALLVVQIVFVAVIAPPVIFRLMGRDYDAAVMASGFIGFMLGTTANAMANMEALTERYGVAPRAFLVVPMVGAFFIDVVNNVVITAFLNVYR; from the coding sequence GTGTTCGCAATCAACGCCATCCATACGCTGGCTTTCGCCGGCGTCGTGCTCTTTGCCGGTTACGCGATCCGGCAACGCCTGGGTTGGCTCGCACGCTTGAACATCCCCGCACCCGTAATCGGCGGCCTGATCGTGTCGCTGGTGATGACCATCGGTCACGTGCGCGGCCGGGTGCCGTTCGCGTTCGACACGACGTGGCGCGATCCCTTGATGATCGCGTTCTTCACGAGTGTCGGATTCGGCGCCAGCCTCGGGCTGCTGCGCCGTGGCGGACCACTCGTGGTGCTGTTCCTGGCCGCCTCCTCGGTGTTCACCGTGCTGCAGAACGTGCTCGGCGTGATCGTCGCGCGGTTGCTCGGGCAGCCACCGCTGTTCGGTGTGCTCGCGGGATCGGTCACCCTCGCGGGAGGGCCAGCCACCGGCCTCGCGTTCGCACCGTTCTTCGAGCAGGCCGGGGTCACCGGTGCCGAGACGATCGCCGTGGCCGCGGCGATGGCCGGCATCGTCTCGGGTGGACTGATCGGCGGTCCGGTGGGTACCTGGCTCATCGAGCGGCGCGTGCATCGCGGCACGGCGGCCACGACGACCCACGCATCGGCCACCGTCGCCCAGCATGTCGTGGAGTCGGAATTGCCGGGGACGGCGACGCCGCCCCGCGGTGAGGATCGCGAAGCGTACGCGCTGATGAAGGCGACGGCCCTGTTGCTGCTTGCGATGTGGGTGGGCGCGGGCATCAGCGACTGGCTCACCGCCCAGGGCGTCGTCCTCCCCCGCTACATCGGCGCAATGCTCGCCGCGATCGTGCTCCGCAACATCGACGAACTCACCGGCTGGCTCGGGATCTCGCAGGCCGTCATCGACGACCTCGGCACGGTCGCGCTTGCCTTCTTCATCGTCATCGCGCTGATGACGCTGAAGCTGTGGCAACTCGCGGGCCTGGCGCTGCCTCTCGCCGCACTGCTCGTCGTGCAGATCGTATTCGTCGCCGTGATCGCGCCGCCGGTGATCTTCCGGCTCATGGGCCGCGACTACGATGCCGCGGTGATGGCGAGCGGCTTCATCGGCTTCATGCTCGGCACGACTGCCAACGCGATGGCCAACATGGAGGCCCTGACCGAGCGATACGGCGTTGCGCCGCGTGCCTTCCTCGTGGTGCCGATGGTGGGCGCGTTCTTCATCGACGTGGTCAACAACGTGGTGATCACCGCGTTCCTGAACGTGTATCGGTAG
- a CDS encoding M48 family metallopeptidase, which produces MTRIAQLSLPWRECGDVAPDTSQPPVPPPAAPGTLFVRNGRARRYILRVLPDATVRVTIPRHGSRREAEAFVRTRTRWIAERRQELEVRRRDTRWRAGQHVWWRGALCRVEVLASSGSQVTVRCGDLAATCGLREDYRGVLEPLMRACSARELPPRLLALAAGHGLAVTRVTVRSQRSRWGSCSREGNIALNWRLLQMPHTVSDYVLLHELMHLRQPNHSPRFWAEVEAVCPDYASARAWLRAEGPALC; this is translated from the coding sequence GTGACGCGGATCGCGCAGCTGTCGCTGCCCTGGCGCGAATGCGGCGATGTCGCGCCTGACACGAGCCAACCCCCGGTGCCGCCGCCAGCTGCGCCGGGAACGCTCTTCGTGCGCAACGGCCGCGCCCGGCGGTACATCCTGCGCGTGCTGCCCGATGCCACCGTGCGGGTGACGATCCCGCGGCACGGATCGCGCCGTGAGGCGGAGGCGTTCGTCCGGACACGCACGCGATGGATTGCCGAGCGCCGCCAGGAACTGGAAGTCCGACGCCGTGACACGCGGTGGCGGGCCGGACAACACGTCTGGTGGCGCGGTGCGCTATGCCGCGTCGAGGTGCTCGCCTCGTCCGGATCGCAGGTGACGGTCCGCTGCGGCGATCTCGCGGCCACGTGTGGCCTGCGGGAGGACTACCGCGGCGTGCTCGAACCGCTGATGCGCGCATGTTCGGCGAGGGAGTTGCCGCCACGCCTGCTCGCGCTTGCGGCGGGCCATGGCCTCGCGGTCACGCGCGTCACGGTACGAAGCCAGCGTTCGCGTTGGGGATCGTGCTCGCGTGAGGGCAATATCGCGCTGAACTGGCGCTTGTTGCAGATGCCTCACACGGTCTCCGACTACGTGCTGCTGCACGAGTTGATGCACCTGCGTCAGCCGAATCACTCACCGAGGTTCTGGGCGGAGGTCGAGGCCGTGTGTCCCGATTACGCGAGTGCGCGGGCCTGGCTACGTGCCGAAGGCCCGGCGCTCTGCTGA
- a CDS encoding PEGA domain-containing protein translates to MTEPAGPAASTASSPTPEEISARLEALLKRTHALRAQQPPVPSGGPLTITWPPPDRELDRYDVVDVPHASPVKAAADLEVASSTPSPEPVAAREAAPVDAPAADFSKPDWSELRLRTLPDESPRASRWGWLLTVALALATLGQAGYIWYLQTAGPVASPSRIRVDGPDGAEVRIAGKSIGFAPVEHNLDAGDYDVELIDKGRVVRADRVSIGVGRTVVLLAPAREETRGAGGVTNAGAAAPTDPGVAPEQASPAANADLVSETTGAVTIESTPPGLPVTMGGRPRGITPLTLGKIPPGRHDVLVGTAALKVDVTAGEVATLRVPH, encoded by the coding sequence GTGACTGAACCAGCAGGCCCGGCCGCGTCGACGGCCTCGAGCCCGACTCCCGAGGAAATCAGTGCGCGCCTCGAGGCCCTCCTTAAGCGTACGCACGCGCTTCGAGCCCAGCAGCCCCCGGTCCCTTCGGGCGGGCCGCTCACGATCACGTGGCCGCCGCCTGATCGAGAGCTCGACCGCTACGACGTGGTCGATGTCCCGCACGCGTCTCCGGTCAAGGCAGCCGCGGACCTCGAGGTTGCCTCCAGTACGCCCTCGCCGGAACCTGTGGCGGCACGGGAAGCGGCTCCGGTCGACGCCCCGGCCGCAGATTTCAGCAAGCCCGACTGGAGCGAACTCCGGCTGCGTACCTTGCCGGATGAATCCCCGCGCGCGTCCAGGTGGGGGTGGCTGCTCACCGTCGCGCTTGCGCTCGCGACCCTGGGGCAGGCCGGATACATCTGGTACCTGCAGACGGCTGGGCCAGTGGCCTCCCCGAGCCGCATCCGCGTCGACGGACCCGACGGCGCCGAAGTGCGTATCGCCGGCAAGTCGATCGGATTCGCTCCCGTCGAGCACAACCTCGATGCGGGCGATTACGACGTCGAACTGATCGACAAGGGACGTGTGGTCCGTGCCGATCGCGTCAGCATCGGCGTCGGGCGCACCGTGGTGCTGCTCGCGCCCGCGCGCGAGGAGACCAGGGGTGCTGGCGGCGTGACGAACGCCGGCGCAGCGGCCCCAACTGATCCCGGCGTCGCGCCTGAACAAGCCTCACCGGCGGCCAACGCGGACCTGGTGTCGGAGACCACCGGTGCGGTGACGATCGAAAGCACACCGCCCGGCCTGCCCGTGACCATGGGGGGCCGGCCGCGGGGGATCACGCCGCTGACACTCGGCAAGATCCCGCCGGGCCGACACGATGTGCTGGTCGGAACGGCAGCGCTGAAAGTCGACGTGACGGCGGGCGAGGTCGCCACGCTCCGTGTGCCCCACTGA
- a CDS encoding phospholipase D-like domain-containing protein: protein MQRQRRPRGAPWLSTRIRLLVWLWQPWALLGGWFLVADRYYWAAGMLAMTFVAYVLRPAERPPQLGLDHTDPAGSPPFLDTMAGLTGAGFLPGNAVDILSNGEQFYPSMLAAIGAARESICIEQYIFWAGRTGDEFCDALCERARAGVPVKILLDSVGSASIGESIYTRLTDAGCEVAWYAPIRWYTVGRFNNRTHRKTLVVDGVVGFTGGAGIADHWRGNATPPDEWRDVMFRIRGPAVAPLLSGFAQNWLRTTGEIIQGAEFFPSIEASGPLALQVIHSSPDAGSSSARLMYYLAIVSARRKIDIVNPYFVPDETAIDTLVEAVARGVHVRVLITGRRTDNWLARQNSRRLYGVLLDGGVKLYEYHHSMLHEKAMLVDGCWCTVGTSNFDNRSFAHNEETSLCLCDTRFAAAMTALFEEDLAASQPVLREDWQQRGWLTRGQELVASLLKEQV, encoded by the coding sequence ATGCAGCGCCAGCGCCGCCCTCGCGGCGCTCCGTGGCTCAGCACGCGCATCCGTCTTCTGGTATGGCTCTGGCAGCCGTGGGCCCTGCTCGGTGGGTGGTTCCTCGTCGCCGACCGCTACTACTGGGCGGCCGGGATGCTGGCGATGACTTTCGTGGCGTACGTGTTGCGGCCCGCCGAACGGCCACCGCAACTCGGGCTCGATCACACCGACCCCGCCGGCTCGCCGCCGTTCCTCGACACGATGGCCGGGCTGACCGGCGCCGGCTTCCTGCCGGGTAACGCCGTCGACATCCTCAGCAACGGCGAGCAATTCTACCCGTCGATGCTCGCGGCGATCGGCGCCGCGCGCGAGTCGATCTGCATCGAGCAGTACATCTTCTGGGCGGGCCGGACCGGCGACGAGTTCTGTGACGCGCTCTGCGAGCGCGCGCGGGCCGGCGTACCCGTCAAGATCCTGCTCGATTCCGTTGGTTCGGCGAGCATCGGCGAGTCGATCTACACGCGGTTGACCGATGCCGGATGCGAGGTGGCGTGGTATGCGCCGATCCGCTGGTACACGGTCGGCCGCTTCAACAACCGCACGCACCGCAAGACACTGGTCGTCGATGGCGTCGTCGGCTTCACCGGCGGCGCCGGCATCGCCGATCACTGGCGCGGCAATGCGACGCCGCCCGACGAGTGGCGCGACGTGATGTTCCGCATCCGCGGCCCCGCGGTCGCGCCGCTGCTGTCCGGCTTTGCGCAGAACTGGCTGCGCACGACCGGGGAGATTATCCAGGGCGCGGAGTTCTTCCCGTCGATCGAGGCATCAGGACCCCTGGCGCTCCAGGTGATCCACAGTTCGCCCGACGCCGGTTCGTCATCGGCGCGGTTGATGTACTACCTGGCGATCGTGTCCGCGCGCCGGAAGATCGACATCGTCAATCCCTACTTCGTGCCTGACGAGACGGCGATCGACACCCTCGTCGAGGCGGTGGCGCGTGGAGTCCACGTGCGCGTGCTGATCACCGGACGGCGTACTGACAACTGGCTGGCGCGCCAGAACAGCCGCCGCCTGTATGGCGTGTTACTGGACGGCGGCGTGAAGCTGTACGAGTATCACCACTCGATGCTTCACGAGAAGGCAATGCTGGTCGATGGCTGCTGGTGTACCGTGGGCACCAGCAACTTCGACAACCGATCCTTTGCGCACAACGAAGAAACCAGCCTCTGCCTATGCGACACCAGGTTCGCAGCCGCGATGACGGCGTTGTTCGAGGAGGATCTCGCGGCCAGCCAGCCCGTGCTCCGCGAGGACTGGCAGCAGCGCGGATGGCTGACGCGCGGCCAGGAGCTCGTCGCCTCCCTGCTGAAGGAGCAGGTGTGA
- a CDS encoding cation diffusion facilitator family transporter → MIAAPELPNGANGLTRTSAGQRLAVISVGANSLLAALNIGIGSRGGSLTVVASGIEFAADVAASLAVLFGFWYASRPADSNHPYGHGRAETLIGFLIGLALFLIGGSIAAHAVRDIDALHASPAAYTLWPLALALAVKSVMMVSKMRVSRRMGSQALLADAWNDSVDVLSALAAIIALGLTLYDPLRFRAADHVGALLVGVFVIIAGLGVVRSTSLDLIDTMPPDSLLEEVRQSACTVDGVRGVEKLFARRTGLQYHVDLHLEVDGWISVGDGHAIATAVRERIRTDVAAVSDVLVHVEPAGLGQPLAAQG, encoded by the coding sequence GTGATCGCGGCGCCGGAACTGCCCAACGGCGCCAATGGCTTGACGCGTACGTCGGCGGGGCAACGCCTTGCCGTGATCAGCGTCGGCGCCAACAGCCTGCTCGCGGCGCTGAACATCGGGATCGGTTCACGCGGCGGGTCGCTCACCGTCGTCGCGTCGGGGATCGAATTTGCCGCGGACGTCGCAGCGTCGCTCGCGGTGCTCTTCGGTTTCTGGTATGCGTCGCGGCCAGCCGATTCCAATCATCCATATGGGCATGGTCGAGCCGAGACGCTCATCGGATTTCTGATCGGGCTGGCGCTGTTCCTCATTGGCGGGTCCATTGCTGCCCACGCCGTTCGCGACATCGACGCCTTGCACGCGTCGCCGGCCGCGTACACGCTCTGGCCGCTCGCACTGGCGCTGGCAGTCAAGTCGGTGATGATGGTGTCGAAGATGCGTGTCAGCCGTCGCATGGGCAGCCAGGCATTGCTGGCTGACGCCTGGAACGACAGCGTCGACGTGTTGTCCGCCCTGGCCGCCATCATCGCGCTCGGCCTCACGCTCTACGATCCCCTGCGGTTTCGCGCGGCCGATCACGTCGGCGCGCTGCTGGTTGGTGTCTTCGTGATCATCGCCGGTCTTGGCGTGGTGCGCTCGACCTCGCTCGATCTGATCGACACCATGCCCCCCGACTCACTGCTCGAAGAGGTGCGGCAGTCGGCGTGCACGGTGGACGGCGTGCGCGGCGTTGAAAAGCTCTTCGCGCGTCGAACCGGCCTGCAATACCACGTGGATCTGCACCTGGAGGTCGACGGGTGGATCTCGGTGGGCGACGGTCACGCCATTGCGACCGCGGTCCGCGAGCGGATCCGCACCGACGTCGCGGCCGTCAGCGACGTGCTCGTGCACGTCGAGCCGGCCGGGCTCGGCCAGCCACTTGCCGCTCAGGGCTGA